A genomic stretch from Arachis stenosperma cultivar V10309 chromosome 3, arast.V10309.gnm1.PFL2, whole genome shotgun sequence includes:
- the LOC130965877 gene encoding glutathione S-transferase T2-like, giving the protein MDPNQLNSFFNYLQNFPQIPNTQQSQTSNSQVPNQNFILPNIFQNPNPQNLSNFNFQTPYNNQFPIFQPQNQNSQTLHFPFSSIFNPSIGNVTPTSLPFPTQFSASRHNSSGIGGSSNPSSQTPIQSSPNSQYSDFANPRGLDAIDLNDDDIEDRRQDIGTDQKEKIFWSRIHSYCVEFCSDMTRGVVACKKQWYKINKAVTQFAGCYDQASRNIRSGLNTDDIKELAYKLYSTNYGKKFTFERH; this is encoded by the exons ATGGATCCAAACCAACTCAACTCTTTCTTCAATTACTTACAAAACTTTCCTCAAATTCCAAATACCCAACAATCTCAAACCTCAAACTCTCAAGTTCCAAATCAAAACTTCATACTACCAAATATATTTCAAAATCCAAATCCACAAAATCtttctaatttcaattttcaaactccttataataatcaatttccTATATTCCAACCGcaaaatcaaaattcacaaaCACTTCATTTTCCATTTTCATCTATATTTAACCCCTCTATCGGAAATGTTACTCCAACTTCCTTGCCGTTTCCAACTCAATTTAGTGCATCAAGACATAACTCATCTGGTATTGGTGGCTCTTCTAACCCATCATCTCAAACTCCTATACAATCTAGTCCAAATTCGCAATATTCAGATTTTGCAAACCCTCGTGGATTAGATGCTATCGACCtcaatgatgatgatattgaagATCGGAGACAAGATA TTGGTACTGATCAAAAGGAGAAAATATTTTGGAGTCGAATTCATAGCTACTGTGTAGAATTTTGCTCCGACATGACAAGGGGGGTAGTTGCATGTAAGAAACAATGGTATAAGATCAACAAGGCTGTTACACAATTTGCTGGTTGCTACGATCAAGCTAGTCGAAATATAAGGAGTGGTTTGAATACTGATGATATAAAGGAGTTGGCTTATAAACTTTATTCCACAAATTATggtaaaaaatttacttttgaGAGGCATTAG
- the LOC130965878 gene encoding cation/H(+) antiporter 15-like: MYCKPIAPPQRVAYCRRPSHSKFAIRHLASLVLQVFNPYSLSSIAVASSSSASIVFVCSAVLLSPRFKTLALGSSSIVLPQCRRHLYCRRLRFFLCFSVRGLEQFAVGSPLSVISLLAVRLSVEAVGISLSERKARYSYASLWVLLSTLAFVVVCILVFKPLVSWMIHKTPEEQPFSETQICIVLTGVMISAFITDALWTHAVFGAFVYGLVIPNGPLAAAIIEKLEDFVSGLLLPLFFAISGLKTNLTLIKGAARWDL, encoded by the exons ATGTAC TGTAAGCCTATAGCACCACCACAAAGAGTGGCATACTGCCGCCGTCCGTCGCACTCAAAGTTCGCCATCCGTCATCTAGCTTCCCTCGTGCTCCAAGTCTTCAACCCCTATTCGCTGTCATCGATTGCGGTTGCTTCCTCGAGCTCGGCGTCCATCGTCTTTGTCTGCTCAGCCGTGCTTCTATCGCCGCGCTTCAAAACCCTAGCCCTAGGTTCTTCCTCAATAGTTCTGCCGCAGTGTCGCCGCCATCTTTATTGTCGGCGCCTCCGCTTCTTCCTCTGCTTCTCTGTTCGAGGCTTGGAGCAGTTCGCCGTCGGGTCTCCGCTCTCCGTCATCTCGCTGCTCGCTGTCCGTCTCTCCGTCGAAG CTGTAGGCATTTCCTTGTCAGAGAGGAAAGCTCGTTATTCTTATGCTTCTCTCTGGGTTCTATTGTCAACTCTTGCATTTGTTGTTGTTTGCATTCTTGTTTTTAAGCCTCTGGTGTCATGGATGATACATAAAACCCCAGAGGAACAACCCTTCAGTGAAACACAGATATGCATTGTGCTTACTGGTGTTATGATCTCTGCTTTTATCACTGATGCACTTTGGACACATGCTGTGTTTGGTGCATTTGTCTATGGTTTGGTTATTCCAAATGGACCACTTGCTGCTGCTATCATTGAGAAGCTTGAGGACTTTGTTTCTGGCCTTCTGCTACCTCTCTTCTTTGCTATCAGTGGCCTCAAGACTAATCTCACCTTGATCAAGGGAGCCGCTAGATGGGATTTGTGA
- the LOC130968553 gene encoding uncharacterized protein LOC130968553: protein MATAHEFLAVLPRPSSSATAFSPATARRASAMFPHYSGIKPRPIAAVRCAGPLNPRTLTRSGRVVCEAQDTAVEVASITDANWQSLVLESESPVLVEFWAPWCGPCRMIHPIIDELAKEFAGKLKCYKLNTDESPSTATRYGIRSIPTVMIFKNGEKKDTVIGAVPKSTLTTSIEKFL from the exons ATGGCCACAGCGCACGAATTCCTCGCTGTCCTTCCTCGCCCCTCCTCCTCCGCCACCGCCTTCTCTCCGGCCACCGCCCGCCGTGCCTCCGCTATGTTTCCCCACTATTCCGGGATCAAGCCCAGACCCATCGCCGCCGTTCGCTGCGCCGGTCCACTGAACCCCAGAACCCTTACTCGCAGCGGGCGGGTTGTGTGCGAGGCTCAGGATACCGCCGTTGAAG TGGCTTCTATTACCGATGCTAATTGGCAATCGCTTGTCCTTGAATCTGAATCTCCTGTGTTGGTTGAATTCTGGGCTCCATGGTGTGGTCCATGCCGAATGATCCACCCTATAATTGATGAGCTGGCTAAAGAATTCGCTGGGAAGTTAAAGTGCTACAAACTGAACACTGACGAGAGCCCTTCAACCGCCACTCGGTATGGGATTCGGAGTATCCCCACGGTGATGATCTTCAAGAATGGCGAGAAGAAAGATACAGTTATTGGTGCTGTGCCCAAGTCAACATTAACCACCAGCATAGAAAAATTCTTATGA
- the LOC130965876 gene encoding uncharacterized protein LOC130965876 — translation MADFLVEVTGDPGEDMGTRWKLHVDGASNQTFGGAGIILESPNGVVYEQSVRFEFPISNNQAEYEALIGGLTLATEVGAKRLEVCSDSQVVTSQVNGSYQAKDPLLQNTKPGEGNRSLIQGMTREPAIALHITTLSSSWLDPITNYLEHGQVPGDEKDAVKLRRKAAKYAVIQGQLFRKGLSQPLLKCLHPDQTDYVLREVHEGCCGHHIGGKALARKLIRAGYYWPSMMADSKEFVKKCIKCQQNANFAKAPANELSLLTTSRPFAQWGIDLLGPFPVGPGQVITRFGIPEVVISDNGTQFADKKFTEFLNGLGIRQRFSSVEHPRTNGQVESANKVILSGLKKRLDNKKGAWADELASVLWSYRTTEQSSTKETPFRLTYGVDAVIPVEIGEPSPRLLLKGVEETVEKDLIDEAREMAHLTETALKQRIALRYNTKVLKRDFEPDDLVLRRNDIGLPTPGEGKLAANWEGPYRVKKVMGKGAFKLERLDGKEVPRTWNADNLRRFYS, via the exons ATGGCGGATTTTTTGGTTGAAGTAACAGGAGACCCAGGCGAAGACATGggtacacggtggaagctccatgtggacggagcctccaaccagacctTCGGAGGAGCCGGGATCATCCTAGAAAGTCCAAACGGGGTCGTATACGAACAGTCGGTCAGATTCGAGTTTCCcatctcgaacaaccaagcagaatacgaagccctcataGGAGGCTTGACCCTAGCAACAGAGGTCGGCGCAAAAAGGCTGGAAGTATGCAGCGATTCCCAAGTCGTCACTTCCCAAGTAAACGGCAGCTATCAAGCCAAGGACCCCTTGTTgcagaa cacgaAGCCAGGGGAGGGAAAccggtctctcatccaaggcatgACAAGGGAACCTGCAATTGCACTACACATAACAACCCTAAGTTCTtcatggctagaccccatcaccaACTACCTAGAACACGGCCAAGTCCCTGGTGACGAAAAGGATGCGGTGAAATTAAGGAGGAAAGCGGCCAAATACGCCGTCATCCAAGGACAGCTGTTCAGAAAAGGGCTCAGCCAACCCCTACTGAAGTGCCTACACCCCGACCAAACGGACtacgtcctcagggaagtccaCGAGGGCTGCTGTGGGCACCACATCGGAGGAAAAGCCCTAGCAAGGAAGTTGATCCGAGCTGGGTACTACTGGCCGTCGATGATGGCAGATTCCAAAGAGTTTGTCAAAAAGTGCATAAAGTGCCAacagaacgccaactttgccaAGGCACCGGCAAACGAGTTGAGCTTGCTGACGACTTCCCGGCCGTTCGCTCAGTGGGGAATCGACCTCTTAGGGCCCTTCCCTGTCGGCCCTGGGCAG gtgataacaCGGTTCGGGATACCAGAagtcgtcatctcggacaacggcACACAATTTgctgacaaaaagttcacagAATTTCTCAACGGCCTAGGTATAAGGCAAAGGTTCTCTTCGGTAGAACACCCTCGGACGAACGGACAAGTGGAGTCCGCCAACAAGGTTATCCTTTCAGGgctaaagaagaggttggacaacaaaaagggtgcttgggccgacgagctGGCATCGGTCCTCTGGTCTTATCGAACAACCGAGCAATCCTCCACCAAGGAAACCCCTTTCCGACTAACGTACGGGGTGGATGCAGTAatacccgtggagatcggtgaACCGAGCCCGCGATTGCTTTTGAAAGGAGTAGAGGAAACTGTAGAAAAGGACCTGATAGATGAAGCCCGGGAAATGGCCCATTTGACGGAAACAGCGCTAAAACAAAGAATAGCTCTgcgctacaacaccaaagtgctcaagaGGGACTTTGAGCCTGACGACCTCGTCCTGAGACGGAATGATATCGGCCTGCCGACCCCCGGAGAAGGCAAGCTAGCggcaaactgggaaggcccTTACAGAGTAAAAAAGGTGATGGGAAAAGGAGCCTTTAAGTTAGAAAGGCTCGATGGCAAGGAGGTCCCGAGGACATGGAACGCGGACAACCTTagaagattctactcctag